ATCCACGCCTGCTTGAGCCACGGCGGACAGGGCGCCGCCATGTGGAACACCACGCGCAGCGAGGACACGTCGAACGCCGTGCGCTCGTTCTCGGGCAGCCGCCAGATGCGATGCATCATCGTCGGCACCGCGTACATCCAGTCGACGCGATGATGCTCGATGAGGTCCAGGCACTCGGCGGCGTCGAAGCGCGGCATCACCACCAGGTGATTGCCGCGGAGGAGGGCCAGCAGCGAAGTGATGAAGGGCCCGTTGTGGTAAAGCGGCCCCGTCACGAGGTGCACACCGTCCGCGGGAATGCGCAGCAGCGTCGCGAAGGGCGACACTGCCTCCCACACCGCGGCCTGGGTTGCCACGATCAGCTTGGGGCGGCCCGTGCTCCCGCCCGACGTGGGCGCCTTGAACGACGCGGCGATCGCGGGGGGCAGCGGCTCGGCGGACGTGGAGGTGGGCGGCACGAAACCGGCGGGCACCGTGGCCCGGCCCGGCGCCTCCTGCGGATCCACACCGACGACCAGGGACGGATTCGCCAGCTCGATGATCGCGCTCCGTTCCACCGCCGGGAGGCGAGAAGAAATGGGTTGGGGCGTCGCGCCGAGCTTCCAGGTCGCCACGACCGCTTCGTAAAAGCCGATCCCGTTGGGCAGCCCGATGGTGACGAAGGAATCGCGCGTGACCCCGCGCGCCTGGAACACGCGCGCCAGCCGGTTGGTTCGTGCCTCGAAGTCCCGGCGGGAGACGGTCTCCGACCCGCACGTGATCGCGGGGCGGACGGGGGCGGCCGCCGCCAGGCGGCCGACGAGGGCGCCGAGCGGGGTCTCCTCGCTCACCCGAGCTCGGCCTGCGCGCTCATCGCCACCGTGCCCGCGGGGGTGACCGCCCAGAGCTCGCAGCCGCGT
This sequence is a window from Candidatus Methylomirabilota bacterium. Protein-coding genes within it:
- a CDS encoding AMP-binding protein → MSEETPLGALVGRLAAAAPVRPAITCGSETVSRRDFEARTNRLARVFQARGVTRDSFVTIGLPNGIGFYEAVVATWKLGATPQPISSRLPAVERSAIIELANPSLVVGVDPQEAPGRATVPAGFVPPTSTSAEPLPPAIAASFKAPTSGGSTGRPKLIVATQAAVWEAVSPFATLLRIPADGVHLVTGPLYHNGPFITSLLALLRGNHLVVMPRFDAAECLDLIEHHRVDWMYAVPTMMHRIWRLPENERTAFDVSSLRVVFHMAAPCPPWLKQAW